One stretch of Leishmania panamensis strain MHOM/PA/94/PSC-1 chromosome 29 sequence DNA includes these proteins:
- a CDS encoding hypothetical protein (TriTrypDB/GeneDB-style sysID: LpmP.29.1880), which yields MGGKAKPTKHSAAETARKNHLATTNMGGGSAGLADRKGGAAGHSKFICKVCMAQAPDLKSMRIHFESRHPHETFSEADFEDLHEKYGGSTKGIAVHGSLKKDKNKKDE from the coding sequence ATGGGAGGCAAGGCGAAGCCAACGAAGCACTCGGCCGCTGAGACGGCACGCAAGAACCACTTGGCGACCACAAACATGGGTGGTGGCTCGGCTGGTCTGGCGGATCGCAagggcggtgctgctggccacTCGAAGTTCATCTGCAAGGTGTGCATGGCACAGGCTCCCGATCTCAAGTCCATGCGCATCCACTTCGAGTCGAGGCATCCGCATGAGACCTTTAGCGAGGCCGACTTCGAGGATCTGCACGAGAAGTACGGTGGGTCGACGAAGGGGATTGCGGTGCACGGCAGCCTAAAGAAGGACAAGAACAAGAAGGATGAGTAG
- a CDS encoding hypothetical protein (TriTrypDB/GeneDB-style sysID: LpmP.29.1890) translates to MRCVPSFQTAYLRPIRHLCLPRRYIAGTHARFVATAAGATAASQLTEPRTLYPNAGNSRPGAQTQTDVIEEAKSVTSTNANTSTSTSATDSTTQATPLSAPSPSTTAQQSAWTVEQVYAVLRRYKSFCDRTFLLFPSSPSTGLVTSPLPGAVETTVEDSDTVAQSPHRASPRRDPRVSAAAVREIRVLLDCLSQDPQRLGALDEKQRRRLVTEVCCLGYAVGLYSRCCALYADTVLLACGISGGGHDRQPAALPESALSHELALRSAETPLTTTAAGVPSFIPDFIIDAAGKAADLTTLYLCVPHDAHASTTEVSATVSSSSLTALHVYVQCVRVLLSHGWGGCLTSRAADTGVCTTESDGGVSSESRDAESIPTDSVINATAVTHNAPTAAAVVASRTTTAFSTIAPAGASGKQRWVGLALTVLRHLRIKDADAADFLRTSLRRATYRYADTGGDWAAAQSSVYAQIFRYWLQEEEIVANTPLARQRPPQRNSEVDREAGRDHLRVSAPVLLTVPALLTLLRTAVVARQHDIAEWATLCVDACLEEWAHASKVAAADAGKGRQNGSCSPVAHRIAAPLSPMDIPSAQSLPQLDTLLSWYLRYLQQSGQRSRAVRWLSRLRRRQSTVPILSSALATLSVAREAARLASDELDAELAMWCLQLCLGDTTPALTPEHDDIFQCLCAYARCGLPNFDMVLQSLRKNELLAPTPEEVLFLRLLHARRSVSWRTEWEHCMAPYIAEEEEEVQDSDRDGADVKVTGEAQGGAPTTRRPSLRIVRLRMLEPVPQSREGAPSSSLMHPGMEEALEERGGGCVSSSELQAFSAHHPRVFSSRVIYQLLLILQEGEHTAFMSYYRTLLFTFSEHVTPQDRARWVVLALMWAIQHHGSARSEDVVYIAREVEQLTQLQQTHTNTATASSLPLSPELWHSLNRKWTTLYQQYPPSLWLRAATAETHTGGDICHGAPSRRLLCTPNAAVLSTTPVFTRFAKRRHLLPSSVISATVLLRTSRRISTEVAAMGTYSNGEESVTHWPPTGDADFESWVDYMEAVRRF, encoded by the coding sequence ATGCGCTGCGTCCCGTCATTTCAGACCGCCTACCTTCGCCCTATTCGACACCTCTGTCTTCCACGCCGTTACATTGCTggaacacacgcacgcttcgtagccaccgcagcgggtgctacggcagcgtcgcagctGACTGAGCCACGCACGCTCTACCCCAACGCCGGGAACAGTCGCCCTGGCGCTCAAACCCAGACGGACGTTATCGAGGAGGCAAAGTCCGTGACCAGCACAAATGCGAACACCTCTACCTCTACCAGCGCCACCGATTCCACGACCCAAGCCAcgcccctctctgccccttcgCCATCGACGACGGCTCAGCAGTCGGCGTGGACGGTGGAGCAGGTGTATGCTGTTCTGCGGCGGTATAAGTCCTTTTGCGACCGcactttcctcctcttcccctcgtCGCCGAGTACGGGACTTGTGACATCCCCCCTGCCTGGAGCTGTGGAGACAACCGTCGAGGACTCTGACACTGTGGCCCAGAGCCCCCATCGCGCGTCCCCTCGCCGCGACCCACGCGtgagtgcagcggcggtacGAGAGATTCGAGTGCTTCTGGACTGCCTCTCGCAAGACCCTCAGCGACTCGGTGCGCTTGACGaaaagcagcgccgccgtctcgtAACGGAAGTGTGCTGTCTTGGGTATGCCGTAGGCCTTTATAGTCGTTGCTGCGCACTCTATGCGGACACAGTACTACTTGCATGCGGCATCAGTGGCGGTGGTCATGACAGACAGCCGGCCGCACTGCCTGAGTCCGCTCTCTCCCACGAGCTCGCCCTCCGATCTGCAGAAACGCCGTTGACCACCACAGCTGCCGGGGTTCCCTCTTTCATTCCTGACTTTATTATCGACGCCGCTGGTAAAGCGGCTGACCTGACGACGCTGTACCTGTGCGTCCCCCACGACGCACACGCGTCGACGACAGAGGTGAGCGCCACAGTTTCCTCGAGCTCGCTCACAGCACtgcatgtgtatgtgcagtgcgtgcgtgttctTCTCAGTCACGGCTGGGGAGGCTGTCTGACGTCAAGAGCGGCAGATACTGGCGTGTGCACCACCGAGTCAGACGGAGGGGTGTCAAGTGAGAGTCGTGATGCTGAAAGTATTCCAACGGACTCAGTCATCAACGCCACCGCAGTAACACACAATGCGCCaactgctgcggcggtcgTTGCCTCACGAACGACAACGGCCTTCTCGACCATCGCGCCTGCGGGGGCCTCTGGAAAGCAGCGCTGGGTTGGTTTGGCTTTGACGGTGCTACGTCACCTCCGCATCAAGGACGCCGATGCAGCCGACTTTCTCCGCACGTCTCTACGGAGAGCGACCTACCGCTACGCGGACACAGGCGGGGACTGGGCCGCCGCCCAATCATCTGTCTACGCCCAGATATTCCGCTACTGGCTCCAAGAGGAGGAAATAGTGGCGAACACCCCCTTGGCTCGCCAACGACCGCCACAACGCAACAGCGAAGTTGATCGCGAGGCGGGCAGGGATCACCTGCGCGTATCCGCTCCTGTGCTGCTCACTGTTCCCGCTCTCCTGACGCTGTTGCGCACCGCTGTGGTGGCTCGCCAGCACGACATCGCGGAGTGGGCTACGCTGTGCGTTGATGCGTGCCTAGAGGAGTGGGCACACGCTTCAAAGGTGgccgctgcagacgcggGCAAAGGCAGGCAAAATGGTAGCTGCAGCCCCGTTGCACATCGCATAGCTGCTCCATTGTCTCCCATGGACATTCCCTCTGCGCAGTCGCTGCCACAGCTCGACACGCTTCTCTCCTGGTACCTTCGGTATCTTCAGCAGTCGGGTCAGCGCTCCCGCGCTGTTCGCTGGCTTTCCCGTCTTCGTCGACGTCAATCCACCGTGCCGATCCTCTCTAGTGCGCTGGCGACACTGTCTGTTGCTCGCGAGGCAGCCCGGCTTGCCAGCGATGAGCTCGATGCCGAACTAGCGATGTGGTGCCTGCAGCTCTGTCTGGGCGACACGACACCCGCCCTCACTCCTGAGCATGACGACATTTTTCAGTGCCTGTGCGCCTACGCCCGCTGCGGACTGCCAAACTTTGATATGGTGTTGCAGTCCTTGCGCAAGAACGAGCTGCTTGCCCCGACGCCGGAGGAGGTACTCTttctgcgcctcctgcacgccCGCCGCTCCGTCAGCTGGCGCACCGAGTGGGAGCACTGCATGGCTCCGTACAtcgcggaagaggaggaagaggtcCAGGACTCGGATAGAGACGGGGCCGACGTAAAGGTCACCGGTGAAGCCCAAGGCGGCGCCCCCACTACCAGGCGGCCTTCGTTACGGATCGTCCGACTGCGGATGCTCGAACCAGTGCCGCAATCACGCGAAGGCGCACCGTCAAGCTCGCTTATGCATCCAGGCATGGAGGAAGCATTGGAggagcgtggcggcggttGTGTGTCATCGAGTGAGCTGCAGGCGTTCTCTGCGCACCATCCTAGGGTGTTCTCCTCTCGAGTCATCTATCAGCTCCTTCTGATCCTGCAGGAAGGTGAGCATACTGCCTTCATGTCCTATTATCGCACCCTCCTGTTCACCTTCAGCGAGCACGTCACTCCGCAAGATCGCGCGCGGtgggtggtgctggcgctcaTGTGGGCCATCcagcaccacggcagcgcgcggAGCGAGGATGTGGTGTATATTGCGCGAGAAGTGGAGCAGCTtacacagctgcagcagacgcacaccAACACTGCCACAGCgtcgtctctccctctctcccctgaGCTCTGGCACAGCCTCAATCGAAAGTGGACGACGCTCTATCAGCAATACCCCCCGTCCCTGTGGCTCCGTGCCGCAACAGCGGAGACACACACTGGAGGTGACATTTGTCACGGTGCTCCATCGCGTCGACTCTTATGCACACCTAACGCAGCCGTCTTGTCGACAACGCCTGTGTTCACCCGCTTTGCGAAACGGCGGCATCTCTTACCATCATCCGTGATCTCCGcaacagtgctgctgcgcacgtctCGACGCATCAGCACCGAAGTGGCGGCTATGGGAACGTACTCTAACGGTGAGGAGTCCGTGACGCACTGGCCCCCAACGGGAGATGCGGATTTTGAGTCGTGGGTAGACTACATGGAGGCTGTGCGTCGGTTCTAG
- a CDS encoding hypothetical protein (TriTrypDB/GeneDB-style sysID: LpmP.29.1900) — MLARGCVLRRHSLSARRVLGLQDGQSYTPADIKKAFRERALTAHPDAGGHADSFRQLQDAYEVLLHEYRVGKKDSETATASEDSRSSSGFYAHPHAQWSNDMRSHRAYWHGMHNEMNMNASSCGSYRDASSTHYRAHPHHHAYGEGLGEEFQTHFKSSFGGHGQRGSQTNFSTWYFYRPYESDYRSPYGTGFTPEEIHQATQEQRRAFAWAVMRHTCLWSGLAFVVYLHERNNRVWRATEARGKNYQDPEYWAQVRKEEEEAQQKKWASLRLEHHWLDAPLVRPLMMDHTEDDHNGGGENVQGSKDNLSGATKVGTAMATHQARMTEKQRRQAGGPTRGMLRGVGGNVGGPRVVSYQGRPFTPNGVRGKRNTAPKTPKTYADDVTYEMADEDDDVSTDTPPMGSGEGRRYK, encoded by the coding sequence ATGCTCGCTCGCGGATGCGTTCTGCGGCGGCATTCGCTCTCTGCGCGACGGGTGCTCGGCCTTCAGGATGGGCAGTCGTACACCCCGGCAGACATCAAGAAGGCGTTTCGCGAAAGAGCGCTGACCGCACACCCCGACGCTGGCGGCCACGCCGACAGCTTTCGACAGCTTCAGGACGCCTACGAGGTGCTCCTGCACGAGTACAGAGTGGGGAAGAAGGACAGTGAGACAGCGACCGCCAGCGAGGAcagccgaagcagcagcggcttctACGCCCACCCGCATGCACAGTGGAGCAATGACATGCGCTCGCACCGCGCCTACTGGCATGGCATGCATAATGAGATGAACATGAACGCAAGCAGCTGCGGAAGCTACCGGGACGCGTCAAGCACGCACTACCGAGCCCATCCACATCACCATGCCTACGGCGAAGGACTAGGCGAGGAGTTTCAAACCCACTTCAAGTCGTCGTTTGGTGGCCACGGGCAGCGGGGCAGTCAAACTAACTTCTCCACCTGGTACTTCTACCGCCCATACGAGTCGGACTATCGCAGTCCCTACGGCACCGGCTTTACTCCAGAGGAAATTCACCAAGCAacgcaggagcagcgccgcgccttCGCGTGGGCGGTGATGCGGCACACCTGCCTGTGGTCCGGCCTAGCCTTTGTGGTCTACCTGCACGAGCGCAACAATCGGGTTTGGCGCGCGACGGAGGCCCGCGGCAAGAACTACCAAGATCCAGAGTACTGGGCTCAGGTgcggaaagaggaggaggaggcacaacaaaaaaaatgggcatcgctgcggctggAGCATCACTGGCTGGACGCCCCGCTGGTGAGGCCTTTGATGATGGATCACACCGAGGACGATcacaacggcggcggcgaaaaTGTTCAAGGGTCGAAGGACAATCTTTCTGGTGCTACCAAGGTGGGCACGGCTATGGCAACTCATCAAGCCAGAATGACCGAGAAGCAACGGAGGCAAGCCGGGGGCCCGACGCGTGGTATGCTGCGGGGTGTTGGCGGCAATGTGGGCGGGCCTCGTGTGGTGAGCTACCAAGGGCGGCCCTTCACTCCAAATGGAGTGCGAGGCAAGCGCAACACAGCACCCAAGACACCGAAAACGTACGCAGACGACGTCACGTACGAGATGGcggacgaggatgacgacgtCTCGACAGACACACCCCCTATGGGGTCGGGCGAAGGACGGAGGTATAAGTGA
- a CDS encoding hypothetical protein (TriTrypDB/GeneDB-style sysID: LpmP.29.1910): MDLDTQRKEEWCISLQFFLASRLRTPSYAVASRQHPFIRVPLMIPRTQFLLDGIVWAVNDHPGWVESAWLTIQNHIKDTATRFTELSDELARATAAAASAASSSSTATNAISSMIAPRGSALDRGRTYQAHAAVQDVYLAFCAMDALVKGICADAAGKLHDAVGKELPQLVAYYVPVFAPATSYWMANAVDEYRYLFYALLDSWVVHSTFNSDVHRRLQEYLHHRLQRVREAEAEEQELLLQRNVAGSSSEKMNGSSSGANGADAWEASVQHIIDSTARVSAAVMATAPLTNLTESGVRGNGGQPGAAASAKNAALRSFERGVRTPDTVERTLRSFLNSIFPSRNTPAARHRCPHCGAPFRDDKSKSAHYRCHFYARNFLKPEEKLVRLMYPSAADFAEHTGDLKREGYFTRTVEVLEEAYKGGGRGTVKVRRLEAPPAESNDPSSLT, from the coding sequence ATGGATTTGGACACGCAGCGCAAGGAGGAGTGGTGCATCTCACTTCAGTTCTTCCTTGCCAGCCGGTTACGGACGCCATCGTATGCAGTGGCCTCACGGCAGCATCCCTTCATTCGGGTGCCACTAATGATCCCTCGCACACAATTTCTGTTGGATGGCATCGTTTGGGCCGTGAATGACCATCCTGGCTGGGTGGAAAGCGCGTGGCTCACGATTCAGAACCACATCAAAGACACAGCGACCCGCTTCACCGAACTCAGTGACGAGCTCGCACGTgcaacagccgcagcggcgtcagccgcctcaagcagcagcaccgccaccaatGCTATCTCCTCCATGATTGCGCCGCGTGGGTCGGCACTAGACCGCGGGCGCACCTACCAGGCTCATGCGGCCGTGCAGGATGTGTACCTCGCATTTTGCGCGATGGATGCCCTTGTAAAGGGCATCTGCGCTGACGCAGCCGGGAAGCTGCACGACGCCGTTGGAAaagagctgccgcagcttgtTGCCTACTATGTCCCCGTGTTTGCCCCTGCCACGTCCTACTGGATGGCAAACGCTGTTGATGAGTACCGCTATCTCTTCTACGCCCTGCTGGACTCGTGGGTTGTACACAGCACATTCAACAGCGacgtgcaccgccgccttcaAGAGTACTTGCACCACCGTCTTCAACGCgtgcgcgaggcggaggcggaggaacaGGAGCTACTGCTGCAACGGAACGTCGCTGGTAGCTCCTCGGAGAAGATGAatgggagcagcagcggcgcgaacGGCGCCGATGCGTGGGAGGCGAGTGTACAGCACATCATCGACAGCACCGCACGTGTCAGCGCGGCAGTTATGGCAACCGCTCCATTGACGAATTTGACAGAATCAGGGGTAAGAGGAAATGGTGGGCAGCcgggagcggcagcgagcgcgaagaacgccgcgctgcgctccTTCGAGCGTGGTGTGCGCACCCCGGACACTGTGGAGCGGACGCTGCGAAGCTTCTTAAACTCCATCTTTCCATCTCGCAACACGCCGGCCGCGCGGCACCGGTGTCCGCACTGCGGTGCCCCTTTCCGCGATGACAAGAGCAAAAGCGCTCATTACCGCTGCCACTTCTACGCTCGTAACTTCTTGAAACCGGAGGAAAAATTGGTGCGGCTTATGTACCCGTCTGCCGCCGACTTTGCGGAACACACGGGAGACCTGAAGCGCGAGGGTTACTTTACGCGGACTgtcgaggtgctggaggaagCGTACAAGGGTGGCGGGCGGGGCACGGTCAAGGTCCGCCGGCTGGAGGCTCCTCCAGCCGAATCAAATGACCCGTCCTCTCTCACGTAG
- a CDS encoding hypothetical protein (TriTrypDB/GeneDB-style sysID: LpmP.29.1920), with the protein MCAATAQQFRSNPLFRVLAFLDNTGAQAFALDAEVDADGDFRDPDSVFATDSAITGVLTAALDALRANVRRLFADAAEQHALLAVLGAGTPEPPEKASLCITTIPGPLPLEVDGVVPVDVNSDASLQPQPSSSASLSSLPISTSWSEAVLHPTSLAHYADNVENEIPIHLLVRLHEVLGISAVPLTADGAARAAPSCYCTCSPFVEQLLIDGLDEWLHRCPIDEVKRMVLACGVQPTVWESTFTQQQQQQRADAQSATLPDALADFVVDVVFPVPAQAQKVSPNASSTTTVETVQDWLILSFEKNREAVDLEEDDNASANEQSGKSDDSGTNSQGEKKRIRTSSTCPSAGDRDGLGSWEPIDGEEVLTAENIDRYLLECPQRIPKEILRAKRKRISDAGITAFELEHHYTAAELKKLVKEGLGTMTASEATDFMGLPVTEAQVQQAARLTRKAQLVEWILTLHKAAVLQQSHV; encoded by the coding sequence ATGTGCGCGGCCACCGCGCAGCAGTTCAGATCGAATCCTCTGTTTCGCGTTCTGGCCTTCCTCGACAATACCGGCGCGCAGGCCTTTGCGCTAGACGCCGAGGTCGACGCGGATGGTGACTTTCGGGACCCAGATAGCGTGTTCGCGACGGATTCAGCAATCACCGGCGTTCTCACAGCGGCACTCGATGCACTGCGAGCCAACGTTCGTCGTCTCTTCGCGGAcgctgcagagcagcacgcATTGCTGGCTGTTCTGGGTGCCGGTACACCCGAGCCGCCAGAGAAGGCATCGCTGTGCATCACCACCATTCCTGGGCCATTGCCGCTCGAGGTGGACGGTGTCGTGCCGGTGGACGTAAATAGCGACGCGTCcctgcagccacagccatcctcctccgcttcgcTTTCCTCACTACCCATAAGCACTTCCTGGAGcgaagcagtgctgcaccccacctccctcgcGCACTACGCCGACAATGTCGAAAACGAGATTCCAATTCACTtgctggtgcggctgcacgaGGTGCTCGGCATCTCCGCCGTGCCACTGACGgcagacggcgcagcacgcgcggcGCCATCGTGCTACTGCACCTGCTCTCCTTTTGTAGAGCAACTCCTCATCGACGGGCTTGACGAAtggctgcaccgctgcccaATTGATGAGGTGAAGCGGATGGTACTAGCGTGCGGTGTTCAGCCGACGGTGTGGGAGTCGACGttcacacagcagcaacagcagcagagagccgATGCACAAAGCGCTACCCTGCCTGATGCTCTGGCAGATTTTGTGGTAGATGTTGTCTTCCCTGTTcccgcacaggcacagaagGTGTCTCCCAACGCGTCAAgtaccaccaccgtcgaAACGGTTCAAGACTGGCTCATCCTCTCCTTTGAGAAGAACCGTGAGGCCGTCGACCTTGAAGAAGATGATAACGCTTCCGCGAATGAGCAAAGTGGCAAgagcgacgacagcggcacgAACAGCCAaggcgagaagaagcgcatccgcaccagcagcacgtgcCCTTCAGCAGGCGACCGTGACGGCCTCGGCTCGTGGGAACCGAtagacggcgaggaggtgcttACGGCAGAGAACATTGATCGATATCTACTTGAATGTCCGCAGCGTATTCCAAAAGAAATCCTGCGAGCGAAGCGTAAGCGCATCTCTGACGCAGGGATCACTGCGTTTGAGCTGGAACATCACTACACAGCCGCGGAGTTGAAGAAGCTCGTGAAGGAAGGTCTAGGCACCATGACGGCGTCCGAGGCGACGGATTTTATGGGGCTTCCTGTGACAGAGGCCCAGGTACAGCAAGCAGCACGATTGACACGCAAGGCGCAGCTTGTGGAGTGGATACTGACCCTTCACAAAGCTGCAGTACTGCAGCAGTCCCACGTGTAG
- a CDS encoding hypothetical protein (TriTrypDB/GeneDB-style sysID: LpmP.29.1930) produces the protein MNSTAVARASPDIQSLHISYQDVRLEVEMLHQPHFTVEATQPWSCEEASLSLTRAVTLHRPEEQARQRRIPLGAYKAGTVHIIAEGQPSGPAAYDTSVASDGMRHSTDAAVLSIPLYVAHASYRRPNLYKEHLSLCIVEGTQHPSTLSRPQRRGGGRRHSHSGVLEGRAHKLTRVLFIDIAALTPDPRASLRCTSTGEISAPAALYFRWAPASSSSSTSASTKDSHRLQGRHPPGHGARDGSQQRHRRVVLLPPTAAGKTFELVSISVKRGLGE, from the coding sequence ATGAATAGCACCGCAGTGGCGAGGGCGTCGCCAGACATCCAGTCCTTGCATATTTCCTACCAAGATGTCCGCTTAGAGGTGGAGATGCTGCATCAGCCCCACTTCACCGTGGAGGCAACCCAGCCGTGGAGCTGTGAGGAGGCATCGCTATCGTTGACGCGCGCCGTCACCCTTCATAGACCAGAAGAGCAAGCAAGGCAACGGCGAATACCTCTTGGCGCATACAAGGCGGGAACGGTTCACATCATTGCTGAGGGGCAACCATCTGGTCCTGCAGCGTATGATACCAGTGTGGCCAGCGACGGCATGCGCCACAGCACTGACGCAGCAGTCCTCTCCATCCCTCTCTACGTGGCGCATGCGTCATATAGGCGTCCGAATCTCTACAAGGAGCACTTGAGCCTTTGCATCGTGGAGGGCACGCAGCACCCCTCCACGCTTTCACGCCCTcagcgccgtggcggtggGCGTCGACATAGCCATAGCGGCGTCCTTGAAGGCAGGGCACACAAGCTCACTCGCGTATTGTTCATCGATATCGCCGCTCTCACACCCGACCCTCGCGCTTCcctgcgctgcaccagcacgGGAGAAATCTCCGCTCCAGCGGCACTCTACTTCAGGTGGGCGcctgcgtcgtcgtcctcgtcaaCATCAGCGTCGACGAAGGATAGTCACAGGCTGCAAGGGCGCCACCCCCCTGGGCATGGCGCACGAGACGGatcacagcagcgccaccgccgagtCGTactcctcccacccaccgcaGCTGGTAAAACGTTTGAATTGGTGTCCATCAGCGTGAAGCGAGGCCTCGGCGAGTGA
- a CDS encoding hypothetical protein (TriTrypDB/GeneDB-style sysID: LpmP.29.1940), giving the protein MSLVSSSSTSPIALAIRRLRTIAAQEEQARQLTTSAALEEWTTQTFEAETERINRELIQRRAQASATFFPALYMRGRNPAAEETTRLLHGTCKAFELDLRFKEIEKLDKMHAHLWTLLSAGGRTSITVEAYEQLLHDFNEWAAEHYGAQLPPPPSTVWDVSENEDEVILCRRKGNEKDHEKGGGGSGSPLIASLGSSVSPEQPPSASTPSVSAATAAAVNDAPCNSGTRCTSWDAVSRHVKRFREQQRLLQLQHCSDSPAPANSSMRSYAHFEHLLHLAEDQPALGNVLYLCSVPPPRPDVQLFLSCPRNAERAVEIAAIYQTFAKQVSFVKCEAELIMWDSNNDGRLSEDEVENYVRDLAPRIAALQVMGKDMLPFYCCTVSRRLFWDLDPGNRGVLRIHSLLQSSVMDEWVSLQLMTEDDPQNWFGALVTQQLYNKFVLLDTRNIGTLNVENLRGYKKGLPTVLDDGLPPDVSPLCSLFIDRYFETNTLMTRSEMDYRKFVDFVIAVELLPQCSRPYFFWNILDVEGTGVLTPMIVNQFFRETHAKLVVARLDVPLRETVVQEVFDLIDKAEPLRITREEFVRSPQAGLFVALLIDCLSFWTYEKREQR; this is encoded by the coding sequence ATGAGTCttgtgtcgtcgtcgtccaccTCGCCGATAGCACTCGCAATTCGGCGCCTCCGCACCATTGCAGcccaggaggagcaggcgcgTCAGCtcaccacctcagcagcgctggaagAGTGGACAACGCAGACCTTCGAAGCCGAAACGGAGCGCATAAACCGCGAGCTGATACAGAGGCGTGCACAGGCATCAGCGACTTTCTTCCCCGCGCTTTACATGCGAGGTCGCAACCCGGCCGCCGAGGAGACTACACGGCTTCTGCACGGCACCTGCAAAGCCTTTGAGTTGGACCTACGCTTCAAGGAGATTGAGAAGCTGGACAAAATGCACGCACATTTGTGGACACTGCTGAGTGCAGGGGGTCGCACCAGCATTACCGTGGAAGCCtacgagcagctgctgcacgactTCAACGAGTGGGCAGCGGAGCACTATGGAGCGCAgcttccaccgccgccgagcaCCGTCTGGGATGTGTCGGAGAATGAGGACGAGGTCATCTTATgcagaagaaagggaaatgAAAAAGACCACGAgaaaggcggaggcggtagTGGGTCGCCCTTGATAGCTTCTCTGGGTTCCTCTGTCTCGCCAGAGCAACCTCCCTCCGCAAGCACGCCGTCGGTCTCGGCCgctactgcagcagcggtcaACGACGCGCCATGCAACAGCGGTACCCGGTGCACGAGCTGGGACGCCGTTTCGCGGCACGTCAAACGCTTTCgggaacagcagcggctgcttcagttgcagcactgcagtgATTCCCCGGCCCCCGCAAACTCCTCTATGCGGAGCTACGCCCACTTTGAGCATctgctccacctcgctgAGGACCAGCCAGCACTTGGCAACGTGCTCTACCTCTgctcggtgccgccgccgcgaccgGACGTGCAacttttcctttcctgtcCTCGTAACGCTGAGCGCGCGGTTGAAATTGCCGCCATCTACCAGACCTTTGCGAAGCAGGTGTCCTTCGTCAAGTGCGAGGCGGAGCTTATTATGTGGGACAGCAACAACGATGGACGGCTCTCGGAGGATGAAGTGGAGAACTACGTGCGTGATCTGGCGCCCCGcatcgccgcgctgcaggtAATGGGAAAGGACATGCTTCCCTTTTACTGTTGCACAGTGAGTCGCCGGCTTTTCTGGGATCTCGACCCAGGCAATCGCGGTGTGCTACGAATCCACTCCCTGCTGCAGAGCAGTGTGATGGATGAGTGGGTGAGCCTGCAGCTCATGACGGAAGACGACCCGCAAAACTGGTTCGGTGCCCTCGTAACGCAGCAGCTCTACAACAAgttcgtgctgctcgacacaCGCAACATCGGCACGCTCAACGTAGAGAACCTGCGTGGGTACAAAAAGGGCTTGCCGACCGTGCTCGACGATGGTCTGCCGCCGGACGTCAGTCCGCTCTGTTCCCTCTTTATTGATCGTTACTTCGAGACGAACACACTCATGACACGGTCTGAGATGGACTACCGCAAATTTGTGGATTTTGTAATCgccgtggagctgctgccgcagtgcagcCGGCCGTACTTCTTCTGGAACATCCTTGACGTAGAAGGGACAGGCGTGTTGACGCCGATGATCGTCAACCAGTTCTTTCGAGAGACGCACGCGAAGCTCGTGGTCGCCAGGTTGGACGTGCCCTTGCGCGAGACAGTTGTGCAGGAGGTTTTCGACCTGATTGACAAGGCGGAGCCGCTGCGCATCACGCGCGAAGAGTTTGTACGATCGCCGCAGGCAGGCTTGTTTGTGGCGCTCTTGATCGACTGCCTCTCGTTTTGGACCTACGAGAAACGCGAGCAGCGCTGA
- a CDS encoding hypothetical protein (TriTrypDB/GeneDB-style sysID: LpmP.29.1950) encodes MPSPQQYENYQEYLNAYDQYLKDTTQFLTSARSFLQKRLHRLRHAHAGLAEAVRREYLWTFIPFICILCVHMVDSQHHVNARITRERLKQRAKEHAKDVKWVSV; translated from the coding sequence ATGCCCTCCCCGCAGCAATACGAGAACTATCAGGAGTACCTTAACGCCTATGATCAGTACCTGAAGGACACCACTCAGTTCTTGACCTCGGCCCGCTCCTTTCTGCAGAAACGActgcatcgcctccgccacgccCACGCCGGCCTCGCCGAGGCGGTGCGTCGGGAGTATCTCTGGACGTTTATCCCCTTCATTTGCATCCTCTGTGTGCACATGGTGGACTCGCAGCACCACGTGAACGCCCGAATCACCCGCGAGCGTCTCAAGCAGCGAGCCAAAGAGCACGCGAAGGACGTCAAGTGGGTTTCCGTGTAA